The Deltaproteobacteria bacterium genome contains a region encoding:
- a CDS encoding alpha-2-macroglobulin: MKRVCLFSAVIGVVMLTSLSMACSPTHAQAGPPPTVERFSPEGYAAKVRQATVRFTEQMVPFGDPRISDPFEVSCAGGIAGRGRWADDKNWAYDFDEDLPAGVVCNFTLKPELKSLTGKYVAGQRNFSFTTGGPKIVQSHPREGSNRIDENQAFILLLSGEAAEESILRNVSFSVEGVNEAVGVSIVKGDDRKRLIESGPARGFIHILRPKAGRSTVLEFNRKKDIAEDPRIVVLAARRTFPPESKVFLRWGRGVRSVSGVATEETQSLPFQVRPPFTIKFSCDRENRDAGCIPLIPMTIRFSAPVAKKTAEKIVMHGGNGVVYKPYFRTDAGDEESFVHNVTFRGPFPEKSKFLIEIPSDLVDDAGRIPENRARFPLQVETNAYPPLAKFPGAFGIVELNADSAFPLTLRNIEAGAKSRILGVEEGKPDRIDGLEEKTLRKVIEYGEWINTFVPESLKKSGEKDIGLMKGKMFRLRMGLEGQILHWLQATGGENWEPWMKMKHSDQDFRGVSILAGQKDVQEFIVPKPGGEKAFEVVGIPFRKPGFYVIEIESANLGRSLVGLDEKMYVSAAVLVTNMAAHFKKGRESSLVWVTTLDKGEPVADAEVAVHDVASGKTVWQGKTDTQGTVLIRQTLPRSGPRSGFRNRPEFIVTARKGGDYTFVLSNWDRGIEPFRFGFHSMYAYDPSIAHTVFDRKLFRAGETVHMKHFMRRHSLDGLFNIEEKGLPKAVLIRHAGSQQRYEFPVSWARDGSAETEWNIPKEAKLGEYSISLLQREPGKKGTRTEVGGYREGDEDYAYLGRKERNTGSFRVEEFHVPLMKGTVHAPGGPEINAREIDLDLFVSYLSGGGAGGAPVKLRTVVQPKNVSFPDYGDFIFANGKVVEGISRDVPRYFYGEAEYWEDEDEAGAEKEIPPDRKPRVRTQELVLDAFGALRTKVSGLHRHPAPRNLIAELEYSDPNGEIQAVSARIPLWSSRILLGIKPDSWAASKDSFKFHVAALGLSGKPLKGTRVSVDMYQRKSYSHRKRLLGGMYAYDHIREVRRIGNICEGITDGKGLLICETKSPVSGNVILQASASDSDNNVSFAIRDVWVAGKEEWWFDVSNSDKMDVIPERKRYEPGETAVFQVRMPFREATALVTVEREGIAEVFLKKLSGKSPVIEVPIKQYHAPNVYVSVLCVRGRVAGAAPTATVDLGKPAFKLGMSEINVGWRAHEVKVDVSTDREAYRTRDKAKVSIRAKRVAGGALPKGTEIIVAAVDEGLLELSDNGSWKLLDAMMGRRPYELSTSTAQMQIVGKRHYGLKALPHGGGGGRQAAREFFDTLLYWKARVPLDENGEAQVEIPLNDSITSFRIVAVASGGAEFFGTGEATIRTTRELAIFSGLPPLVREDDRFRAGFTVRNSTEKKLEIRAEAKLSSGKGSESLAPVMLSLGPGQAREATWEVRVPIDAGTLRWEVSASAGEGIGDSIRVTQRVFSAVPVRAFQATLMQLAAPLGMKVRLPADAIPGRGGIDVALRSRLSEGMGGVIRFMREYFYTCLEQKVSRAVALRDSGLWKSVMADLPSYLDQDGLAKYFPLMPEGSDALTAYILSVASEAGGEVPEGSKRRMIEGLKGFIEGRVIRYGSLPTADLSIRKMAALDAISRYEEGEPSHLDSITVAPNLWPTSGVIDWLNVLHNIEEIPDREKRLAEAERILRARLNFQGTTMGFSTERSDYLWWLMVSGDVNAVRAVLALMESPGWSEDIPRMVRGALGRQHIGAWSTTVANAWGVLAMEKFSKKYEAEAVAGETRAELERVTRSLDWEKTPKGASMLLPWPKGEGTLQLSHRGKGRPWATVQSMASVPLKEPFSSGYTVKKTLAPVQQAAAGRWSRGDVVRVTLEIDAQADMTWVVVNDPIPAGGTILGSGLGRDSRLLIRKEKREGLAWPAFTERAFDAFRSYYEFVPKGKWTVEYTFRLNNGGTFLLPPTRVEALYAPEMFGEIPNRPFAVAP; the protein is encoded by the coding sequence ATGAAACGGGTATGCCTTTTTTCAGCGGTGATCGGTGTCGTGATGCTCACATCACTTTCTATGGCCTGTTCACCCACGCATGCGCAGGCCGGCCCGCCCCCCACGGTGGAGAGGTTTTCTCCCGAGGGATACGCGGCGAAAGTCCGGCAGGCTACAGTCCGCTTCACCGAGCAGATGGTGCCGTTCGGCGATCCCAGGATATCCGATCCATTCGAAGTTTCATGCGCCGGAGGGATCGCGGGGCGGGGGCGCTGGGCCGACGATAAAAATTGGGCTTACGATTTCGATGAAGACCTTCCGGCCGGTGTAGTCTGCAACTTCACGCTTAAACCCGAATTGAAATCCCTTACGGGGAAATACGTGGCCGGGCAAAGAAACTTTTCATTCACAACGGGCGGACCGAAGATCGTTCAATCGCATCCGCGGGAAGGGAGCAACAGGATCGACGAGAACCAGGCGTTTATCCTCCTTCTGAGCGGAGAGGCGGCGGAGGAATCGATACTCCGGAACGTTTCATTCTCCGTTGAAGGAGTGAACGAAGCCGTAGGAGTGAGTATCGTCAAGGGAGACGATCGTAAGCGACTCATCGAATCCGGCCCCGCCAGGGGATTCATACATATCCTTCGTCCCAAGGCCGGCCGATCGACGGTGCTCGAATTCAACAGGAAGAAGGATATCGCCGAAGATCCGCGAATTGTCGTCCTGGCGGCGCGCCGGACGTTTCCTCCGGAGTCGAAAGTATTTCTACGTTGGGGAAGGGGCGTTCGGTCCGTCAGCGGCGTAGCCACGGAGGAAACGCAATCGCTCCCGTTCCAGGTACGTCCTCCATTTACCATCAAATTCAGTTGCGACCGTGAGAACAGGGATGCCGGTTGCATCCCGCTGATTCCGATGACGATCAGGTTCTCGGCTCCGGTCGCGAAGAAAACGGCGGAAAAGATCGTCATGCACGGAGGGAACGGCGTCGTTTACAAGCCGTATTTCCGGACTGATGCGGGAGACGAGGAATCCTTCGTGCATAACGTAACGTTTCGGGGGCCGTTTCCGGAGAAATCGAAATTCCTGATCGAGATTCCTTCCGATCTCGTGGATGACGCCGGGAGAATTCCTGAAAACCGGGCAAGATTTCCCCTGCAGGTGGAGACGAACGCATATCCGCCGCTCGCCAAGTTTCCGGGCGCATTCGGCATTGTCGAACTTAACGCCGACTCGGCGTTCCCCTTGACCCTGCGCAACATCGAAGCCGGGGCGAAATCGAGGATCCTCGGAGTCGAGGAGGGCAAGCCCGACCGGATCGACGGCCTTGAAGAAAAAACGCTCCGGAAGGTCATCGAATACGGCGAATGGATCAATACCTTCGTTCCCGAATCGCTGAAAAAGTCCGGAGAAAAAGATATCGGACTTATGAAAGGGAAAATGTTCAGGCTTCGAATGGGGCTCGAAGGACAGATCCTCCATTGGCTCCAGGCGACCGGCGGGGAGAATTGGGAACCCTGGATGAAAATGAAACATTCGGACCAGGATTTCAGGGGCGTCTCCATACTCGCCGGGCAGAAGGACGTGCAGGAATTCATCGTGCCTAAGCCCGGCGGAGAGAAGGCCTTCGAGGTGGTGGGAATTCCGTTTCGCAAGCCGGGTTTCTATGTAATCGAGATCGAAAGCGCCAACCTCGGAAGATCGCTCGTGGGGCTGGATGAAAAAATGTACGTTTCCGCTGCCGTTCTCGTTACGAACATGGCCGCGCACTTCAAGAAAGGGCGGGAGTCGTCCCTGGTCTGGGTTACAACCCTCGACAAGGGGGAGCCTGTCGCGGATGCCGAGGTGGCGGTGCATGACGTCGCATCGGGCAAGACCGTCTGGCAGGGAAAAACGGACACGCAGGGCACCGTCCTTATTCGGCAAACCCTTCCAAGATCAGGCCCTCGATCCGGTTTTCGGAATCGCCCGGAGTTTATCGTGACGGCCCGTAAGGGAGGCGACTATACTTTCGTGCTTTCGAACTGGGACAGGGGCATCGAACCGTTCCGTTTCGGTTTCCATTCCATGTATGCATACGACCCCTCGATCGCCCATACCGTATTCGATCGAAAGCTTTTCAGGGCAGGCGAGACGGTCCACATGAAACACTTCATGCGGCGCCATTCGCTGGATGGTCTGTTCAACATAGAGGAGAAGGGGCTGCCTAAAGCGGTCCTGATCCGTCACGCGGGAAGCCAACAGCGGTACGAGTTTCCTGTTTCATGGGCCCGGGACGGATCGGCCGAAACCGAATGGAACATCCCGAAGGAGGCGAAGCTCGGAGAATATTCCATTTCGCTTCTGCAGAGGGAACCGGGGAAGAAAGGGACGCGGACAGAAGTGGGAGGATACCGGGAGGGGGACGAGGATTATGCCTACCTGGGGCGGAAAGAGCGTAATACCGGTTCCTTCCGCGTCGAGGAATTCCACGTGCCCCTGATGAAAGGAACGGTGCATGCTCCCGGAGGCCCTGAAATCAACGCCCGCGAAATCGATCTGGACCTGTTCGTTTCGTACCTTTCCGGGGGAGGCGCGGGCGGCGCGCCCGTAAAGCTTAGAACGGTCGTTCAGCCCAAGAACGTCTCGTTCCCCGATTACGGCGATTTCATTTTCGCCAACGGCAAGGTTGTTGAAGGAATATCCAGGGACGTCCCGCGTTATTTTTACGGTGAAGCCGAGTATTGGGAAGATGAGGATGAAGCAGGCGCGGAAAAAGAGATTCCTCCCGACCGAAAGCCGCGGGTCCGTACGCAGGAATTGGTTCTCGATGCTTTCGGGGCGCTTCGGACGAAGGTTTCCGGCCTGCATAGGCACCCGGCGCCGAGGAACCTGATCGCCGAGCTCGAATACAGCGATCCGAACGGGGAGATCCAGGCCGTTTCCGCGCGCATTCCCTTATGGTCATCTCGCATCCTTCTGGGCATCAAGCCCGATTCATGGGCGGCGTCGAAAGACAGCTTCAAATTTCACGTGGCGGCGCTCGGCCTGTCGGGAAAGCCGTTGAAAGGCACAAGGGTTTCCGTCGACATGTACCAGCGCAAATCGTATTCGCATCGAAAGCGGCTGCTCGGGGGGATGTATGCTTACGATCACATCCGGGAAGTTCGCAGGATAGGGAATATTTGCGAGGGGATCACCGACGGAAAGGGATTGCTCATTTGCGAAACGAAGTCGCCAGTTTCAGGGAACGTGATTCTCCAGGCATCAGCATCGGATTCGGACAATAACGTGTCCTTCGCGATCCGCGACGTATGGGTGGCGGGCAAGGAAGAGTGGTGGTTCGACGTTTCCAACAGCGACAAGATGGATGTAATCCCTGAAAGGAAGCGATATGAGCCGGGCGAGACGGCGGTTTTCCAGGTCCGGATGCCGTTCCGCGAAGCAACGGCCTTGGTAACCGTGGAGCGCGAGGGAATCGCCGAAGTGTTCCTGAAGAAATTGTCGGGGAAAAGCCCTGTCATCGAAGTTCCCATAAAGCAATACCATGCCCCGAACGTTTACGTTTCCGTGCTTTGCGTGCGGGGACGGGTGGCGGGGGCGGCGCCGACGGCGACCGTAGACCTCGGAAAACCTGCCTTCAAGCTCGGCATGTCCGAAATCAATGTCGGCTGGAGGGCTCACGAGGTAAAGGTCGATGTGTCGACCGATCGGGAGGCATACCGTACCCGGGATAAAGCGAAGGTATCGATCCGGGCGAAAAGGGTTGCCGGAGGAGCATTGCCGAAAGGAACGGAAATCATCGTTGCGGCCGTGGATGAAGGATTGCTCGAGCTGTCAGATAACGGAAGCTGGAAACTTCTCGATGCGATGATGGGACGAAGGCCATACGAGCTGTCCACGTCGACGGCGCAGATGCAGATTGTCGGCAAGCGTCACTATGGCCTTAAAGCGCTTCCCCATGGCGGGGGAGGCGGAAGACAGGCCGCGCGGGAGTTTTTCGATACGCTTCTATACTGGAAGGCGCGCGTTCCGCTCGACGAGAATGGGGAGGCGCAGGTTGAGATCCCGCTTAACGATTCGATAACTTCATTCCGGATCGTAGCCGTGGCCAGCGGCGGGGCAGAATTTTTCGGCACCGGAGAAGCAACCATACGCACCACCAGGGAATTGGCGATCTTTTCGGGACTTCCCCCCTTGGTGCGCGAGGACGACCGGTTCCGCGCCGGGTTCACCGTGCGGAATTCGACTGAAAAGAAACTGGAAATACGGGCGGAAGCGAAATTATCTTCCGGCAAGGGATCCGAATCGCTGGCTCCCGTCATGTTGTCGCTGGGGCCCGGCCAGGCCCGAGAGGCGACATGGGAGGTTCGCGTTCCGATCGATGCCGGAACGCTTCGATGGGAAGTGTCGGCCTCCGCGGGCGAAGGGATAGGGGATTCGATCCGCGTGACGCAACGCGTTTTTTCCGCCGTCCCCGTACGGGCCTTCCAGGCGACGCTGATGCAGCTTGCCGCGCCGCTCGGGATGAAGGTCCGTTTGCCGGCCGATGCGATCCCCGGACGGGGTGGAATCGATGTGGCGCTGCGGTCCCGCCTTTCCGAAGGGATGGGCGGGGTGATCCGCTTTATGAGGGAATATTTTTATACGTGCCTCGAACAGAAAGTTTCCAGGGCGGTGGCGCTTCGGGATAGCGGCTTATGGAAGTCGGTCATGGCCGATTTGCCTTCCTACCTGGACCAGGATGGACTTGCGAAATATTTCCCCCTCATGCCCGAGGGAAGCGATGCGTTGACCGCCTATATTCTGTCGGTTGCGAGCGAGGCCGGGGGGGAGGTGCCCGAAGGATCGAAGAGGCGGATGATCGAGGGGCTGAAGGGTTTCATCGAAGGCCGCGTCATACGCTACGGCTCCCTGCCGACGGCCGACCTGTCGATCCGGAAGATGGCCGCCCTCGATGCGATTTCCCGATATGAAGAGGGAGAACCGTCACACCTCGATTCCATCACCGTCGCTCCCAACTTGTGGCCGACCTCCGGCGTCATCGACTGGCTGAACGTCCTGCACAATATCGAAGAAATCCCCGACCGCGAGAAGCGCCTTGCCGAGGCGGAACGGATCCTGCGGGCGCGTCTGAATTTCCAGGGGACGACGATGGGGTTCTCCACGGAGCGGAGCGATTATCTCTGGTGGCTCATGGTTTCGGGAGATGTCAACGCCGTGCGCGCGGTCCTTGCGCTCATGGAGAGCCCGGGGTGGAGCGAGGATATCCCGCGTATGGTCCGCGGCGCCTTGGGGCGTCAGCATATCGGCGCCTGGAGCACGACCGTCGCCAATGCCTGGGGAGTGCTTGCGATGGAGAAGTTCTCGAAGAAATACGAAGCGGAAGCCGTCGCGGGGGAGACCAGGGCGGAGCTTGAGCGAGTGACGCGCTCTTTGGATTGGGAGAAAACTCCCAAGGGGGCGAGCATGCTCCTGCCGTGGCCAAAGGGGGAGGGGACGCTTCAATTAAGCCACCGTGGGAAGGGGCGTCCATGGGCGACCGTCCAGAGCATGGCGTCCGTACCATTGAAGGAACCGTTCTCCAGCGGCTACACGGTGAAAAAGACTTTGGCGCCCGTTCAGCAGGCAGCGGCCGGCCGTTGGAGCCGGGGCGACGTCGTCCGGGTGACGCTCGAAATCGATGCGCAAGCCGATATGACCTGGGTCGTCGTGAACGATCCGATCCCCGCGGGCGGAACGATCCTCGGATCCGGCCTGGGACGCGACTCGCGCCTCTTGATACGAAAGGAGAAAAGGGAAGGGCTTGCATGGCCCGCATTCACCGAACGGGCTTTCGATGCCTTCCGCTCCTATTATGAGTTCGTGCCGAAAGGAAAATGGACCGTGGAGTACACGTTCCGCCTCAATAACGGGGGGACGTTTCTCCTTCCCCCAACCAGGGTGGAGGCGCTATACGCGCCGGAGATGTTCGGTGAAATCCCCAACCGGCCGTTCGCGGTGGCGCCTTGA
- a CDS encoding class II fructose-bisphosphate aldolase, whose translation MDFTALKKFVPANAAERIPAGNPACPVNGRDVFKALSPHKVIMMACNIRIPLVIPGIMKAAQELGAVVAFELAKTEGNIDGGYTGMNPEIFVDTILAYAKKVDFTVPFVIHGDHITVKNTSDKEIGDARALIAAELAAGYTSFAIDASFNQIPDNARITAELSVPICKRGLGLEVEVGEIKSAGSQSNLSTVAEAVELMDRLSAAGVSADLLAINNGSKHGNYLEGEKIFIDLERTGEIHAAVHGRFGVDIAQHGITGTPLHLIGKFADYGIRKGNVGTQWQNVAHENLPPELMLKMREWAKAAGKDIKFATKQFKKEIDGVPSPFAGKIEQAAFREARELFLAFRAEGTAKIVADSLAG comes from the coding sequence ATGGATTTTACGGCGCTGAAAAAGTTCGTGCCGGCGAACGCAGCGGAGAGGATTCCCGCGGGCAACCCCGCCTGCCCCGTGAACGGCCGGGATGTCTTCAAGGCGCTTTCGCCGCACAAGGTCATCATGATGGCATGCAACATTCGGATTCCCCTGGTGATTCCGGGGATCATGAAGGCGGCGCAGGAGCTGGGAGCCGTGGTGGCGTTCGAGTTGGCTAAGACGGAAGGCAACATCGACGGCGGCTACACGGGGATGAACCCGGAAATATTCGTCGACACGATCCTTGCTTATGCAAAGAAGGTCGACTTCACCGTACCCTTCGTCATCCATGGGGACCACATAACGGTGAAGAATACGTCCGACAAGGAGATCGGGGACGCCCGGGCGCTGATCGCTGCGGAGCTTGCCGCCGGATACACGTCGTTCGCGATCGACGCCTCGTTCAACCAGATACCGGATAACGCGCGGATCACCGCGGAGCTGTCCGTTCCCATCTGCAAGCGGGGGCTGGGGCTGGAAGTGGAGGTGGGGGAGATAAAGTCCGCCGGCAGCCAGTCGAACCTCTCCACCGTGGCCGAGGCCGTGGAGTTGATGGATAGGCTCTCCGCCGCGGGAGTGTCGGCGGACCTGCTCGCGATCAACAACGGCTCCAAGCACGGCAACTACCTCGAGGGCGAGAAGATATTCATCGACCTCGAACGCACCGGGGAGATCCATGCCGCGGTGCACGGCCGGTTCGGAGTCGACATCGCGCAGCACGGGATCACCGGCACGCCGCTGCACCTGATCGGGAAGTTCGCCGACTATGGCATCCGCAAAGGGAACGTGGGGACGCAGTGGCAGAATGTCGCCCATGAGAACCTGCCTCCCGAATTGATGCTGAAGATGCGCGAATGGGCGAAGGCGGCCGGGAAGGACATCAAGTTCGCCACGAAGCAGTTCAAGAAGGAGATCGACGGCGTCCCGTCCCCGTTCGCCGGGAAGATCGAGCAGGCGGCCTTCCGGGAAGCCAGGGAGCTTTTCCTGGCGTTCCGCGCAGAGGGTACGGCAAAGATCGTCGCAGACAGCCTCGCGGGCTGA
- the pbpC gene encoding penicillin-binding protein 1C: MSEQVGYNRLAKAAVLLALGVFLSGLAAQSFKSLLPVSGALPSFRTVRESHRPSEGVLLDRHGVPLQEVRSDFQRRILPWVSFSDVSPSLIAAVLRSEDKRFYGHPGVDGLAVVSAAAGNLLHGGRRGASTITMQLVSLLDGSGKKRKGAGRILAKVLQARLALRLEREWTKDEILEAYLNRVTFRGELQGIAAATRGMFDKDPSGLDAAESAVLASLIRSPNASPFSVGRRAALLCSALGWTVSDGTLESIARERLHAPFSVNSRHVFAFHAARILVPGAGERIVSTLDLELQRKAAVALSQQVGMLSAQNVHDGAVLVAENSTGDILAYVGGTGSFSQSPFVDGVRARRQAGSTLKPFLYGLAIEQRILTAASLMDDSPLDVPTERGLYVPRNYDREFRGTVTLRTSLASSLNVPAVRSILLLGPDAVARRLAAFGFDLTGGGEDYGASLALGSADVTLFELVNSYRALANGGRWSPMTLRLEEKRRNSRKAMSPEAAFIVSDILSDRGARGAAFGLASPLSTSFRAAVKTGTSKDMRDNWCVGFSDRYTVGVWVGNFGGAPMWDVSGLSGAAPVWREVMAFLHEGIPARPAAPPSGIVSRRVEFPGGIESARDEWFIAGTEPVRDVKSAMALLPPRITYPSEGTVVALDPDIPVELQRIFFDARGADREMSWRLDGQTLGKAGDPISWRPQQGTHTLEIISSDGHTADSVRFHIRGRLPESARNTSMN, translated from the coding sequence ATGAGCGAACAGGTGGGATATAATCGCCTCGCGAAAGCGGCTGTCTTGCTTGCGCTCGGCGTTTTTCTCTCGGGGCTTGCCGCTCAATCCTTCAAGTCGCTCCTTCCGGTGTCCGGCGCCTTGCCGTCGTTCCGCACGGTTCGGGAGTCCCATCGCCCGTCCGAGGGCGTTCTGCTCGACCGTCACGGCGTTCCGCTCCAGGAAGTGCGTTCGGATTTCCAACGCCGTATTCTTCCGTGGGTTTCCTTTTCGGATGTCTCACCTTCGTTGATCGCGGCGGTCCTTCGATCCGAGGACAAGCGGTTTTACGGGCACCCCGGCGTCGACGGTCTCGCGGTCGTTTCGGCGGCTGCCGGGAACCTGCTCCACGGTGGGAGACGGGGAGCGTCGACGATCACCATGCAACTTGTATCCCTTCTGGACGGAAGCGGAAAAAAACGAAAGGGGGCGGGCAGGATCCTTGCGAAAGTGCTCCAGGCGAGGTTGGCGCTCCGCCTCGAACGGGAGTGGACGAAAGACGAGATCCTCGAAGCGTACCTCAACCGGGTGACGTTCCGCGGAGAGCTTCAGGGGATCGCGGCCGCAACGCGCGGCATGTTCGACAAGGATCCGAGCGGCCTGGACGCGGCGGAATCGGCCGTCCTCGCTTCCCTGATCCGCTCGCCCAATGCTTCGCCGTTCTCCGTGGGCCGGAGAGCGGCGCTTCTCTGCTCCGCGCTCGGATGGACTGTGTCTGACGGTACCCTGGAATCCATCGCCCGGGAACGGCTTCATGCCCCTTTTTCGGTGAATTCCCGTCATGTCTTTGCCTTTCATGCGGCGCGAATCCTCGTTCCGGGCGCGGGAGAGAGGATCGTTTCCACGCTCGACCTCGAACTCCAAAGGAAGGCGGCGGTTGCGCTGTCCCAACAGGTCGGCATGCTATCCGCGCAGAACGTTCATGACGGGGCTGTGCTGGTGGCGGAGAACTCCACAGGCGATATCCTCGCGTATGTGGGCGGCACGGGCTCCTTCTCGCAAAGTCCCTTCGTGGACGGCGTACGGGCCAGACGGCAAGCTGGTTCTACGCTTAAGCCGTTCCTGTACGGGCTGGCCATCGAACAGCGGATATTGACAGCGGCGTCTCTCATGGACGATTCCCCCCTGGACGTTCCGACAGAGCGCGGGCTATATGTGCCCAGAAACTACGACCGGGAATTTCGGGGAACCGTCACCTTGCGGACAAGCCTTGCTTCCTCGCTGAACGTACCCGCCGTGCGGTCCATCCTCCTGCTGGGACCGGACGCCGTTGCACGCAGGCTTGCCGCGTTCGGGTTCGACCTGACGGGGGGAGGTGAAGATTACGGCGCCTCGCTGGCGCTGGGAAGCGCCGACGTGACTCTCTTCGAGCTTGTCAACTCGTACAGGGCGCTTGCCAACGGTGGTCGTTGGAGTCCGATGACACTGCGCCTTGAGGAAAAGCGCAGGAATTCAAGGAAGGCAATGAGCCCGGAGGCGGCATTCATTGTTTCCGACATCCTTTCCGATCGTGGAGCCCGCGGCGCGGCATTCGGGCTTGCCAGCCCTTTGTCGACTTCCTTCCGGGCGGCGGTAAAAACCGGAACCAGCAAGGACATGCGGGACAACTGGTGCGTCGGGTTCTCGGACCGTTACACGGTGGGGGTATGGGTTGGAAATTTCGGCGGCGCGCCGATGTGGGACGTCTCGGGTCTTTCTGGAGCCGCTCCAGTCTGGCGCGAGGTGATGGCCTTCCTCCACGAGGGGATTCCGGCGCGCCCGGCGGCGCCTCCTTCCGGGATAGTCTCACGGCGAGTAGAGTTCCCTGGAGGGATAGAGTCTGCCAGGGATGAGTGGTTCATCGCCGGGACCGAGCCGGTGCGCGATGTAAAATCTGCGATGGCTCTTCTTCCACCCCGGATCACTTACCCTTCAGAGGGGACGGTGGTCGCTCTGGATCCTGATATCCCCGTCGAACTGCAAAGGATCTTTTTCGATGCCCGGGGCGCAGATCGGGAAATGTCCTGGAGGCTGGACGGGCAAACCTTGGGCAAAGCCGGAGATCCGATTTCCTGGCGGCCCCAACAGGGGACGCATACACTGGAGATAATTTCTTCCGACGGGCACACGGCGGACAGTGTCCGCTTTCACATCCGTGGCCGCCTGCCGGAATCCGCCCGGAATACATCCATGAATTGA
- the rsmD gene encoding 16S rRNA (guanine(966)-N(2))-methyltransferase RsmD, whose translation MRIIAGIWRGRPLRAPRGLAVRPTSDRVREAIFDLLGNDVSGAAVLDLFAGSGALGIEALSRGASRAVFVESDPAAFAVLERNLETLGAADAETLRMDYRQAIRRLRARAMRFRLAFLDPPYGKGLAAESAAGIGRAGLVEDGGTVVVEEACRAPDAVFPAGWTIETDRKYGDTRVMVFRVSA comes from the coding sequence TTGCGGATCATCGCGGGTATATGGAGGGGCAGGCCCCTTCGGGCGCCCAGGGGGCTTGCCGTCCGCCCCACTTCCGACAGGGTGCGCGAGGCGATATTCGACCTTCTCGGGAATGATGTTTCCGGCGCGGCGGTGCTGGATCTGTTCGCGGGCAGCGGCGCCCTTGGGATCGAAGCGCTGTCCCGCGGCGCGTCGAGGGCCGTTTTCGTCGAGTCGGATCCCGCGGCGTTCGCGGTGCTGGAAAGGAACCTCGAAACACTCGGGGCGGCTGATGCGGAGACGCTCCGCATGGACTACCGGCAGGCGATTCGCCGCCTCCGGGCCCGGGCGATGAGGTTCCGCCTCGCGTTCCTCGATCCTCCTTACGGGAAGGGGCTGGCGGCCGAATCCGCGGCGGGGATCGGCCGGGCGGGGCTGGTGGAAGACGGAGGGACCGTCGTTGTCGAAGAGGCCTGCCGGGCGCCCGACGCCGTATTCCCTGCGGGATGGACTATCGAGACGGACCGGAAGTACGGAGACACGCGGGTGATGGTGTTCCGCGTCTCCGCCTGA
- the coaD gene encoding pantetheine-phosphate adenylyltransferase translates to MRTIAVYPGSFDPPTVGHLDIIDRSSRVFSRVIVAVATNIRKNVWFTPAERMAMLRKLTRGHSNVEIDSFGGLLVDYAREKGAHVVMRGLRAISDFEYEFQMAHMNKKLASEVDTVFMMTGERYSYISSNIVKEIASFGGKIDDLVHPLVKREVLKKIEKRRK, encoded by the coding sequence ATGAGGACGATCGCGGTATACCCGGGCTCGTTCGATCCCCCGACCGTCGGCCACCTCGACATCATCGACCGGTCGTCGCGGGTCTTTTCGCGGGTGATCGTCGCCGTCGCAACGAACATACGGAAGAACGTCTGGTTCACCCCGGCGGAACGAATGGCCATGCTGCGCAAGCTCACGCGGGGCCATTCCAACGTGGAGATCGATTCCTTCGGGGGGCTGCTCGTGGACTACGCGAGGGAAAAGGGCGCGCACGTCGTGATGAGGGGCCTGCGGGCCATCTCCGACTTCGAATACGAGTTCCAGATGGCGCACATGAACAAGAAGCTGGCGTCCGAGGTGGACACCGTCTTCATGATGACGGGCGAGCGATATTCCTACATAAGCTCCAACATCGTCAAGGAGATCGCGAGCTTCGGCGGGAAAATCGACGACCTGGTCCATCCGCTGGTGAAGCGGGAGGTCCTGAAGAAAATCGAGAAACGCAGGAAATGA